One Campylobacter concisus DNA window includes the following coding sequences:
- a CDS encoding ATP-dependent helicase, translating into MPLSRLNKEQYTAATAPFGHNLIIASAGTGKTSTIVARIAHLLNLGISPEKILLLTFTNKAASEMIERLNRYFDKQITSKITAGTFHSVSFSLLKSLDKGVTLKQPSELKTLLKSLVERRKFYHLSDVKPYGGAYLYDLYSLFQNSEQGTTFGKWISEKSEEQGVYAEIYEDVLEEFEAEKAKFSYADFNDLLIKMRDELKNGANLAYDEILIDEYQDTNTLQGSLIDAFKTKSLFCVGDFDQSIYAFNGANIEIIGSFKDRFPNANIYALNVNYRSSSSILALANKVINNNPRLYEKHLTVSREGNFKPPRLLVYNELFDQYQNIADIISLSPFNRENIAIIFRNNSSADGIEVALKERGIGSKRKGGVSFFESREIKALIDIMGIYVNPKDIMAFIHICEYAKGVGSAVSKEIFDALLKLGHGNLIKGIVEPDESVNISSNKRRNYQLGLFDDLDEFAEVSRFSKLGFSDKFLGHPVLKLQKLSESGAQFLYEIYNFLRGMRNISKPATMINEIKTSKIYSLIVENISTKRATLKNGNVDLALKEEVKERIMAKSVVLSELAKKYQDISKFYNFLALGSNEMSEGQGVSLLSVHASKGLEFDQVFIVDLAQNRFPNLKLMSMGGSLEEERRLFYVAVTRAKDELYLSYAKYDKIKKVTYQPSRFLIEAGMAKEEA; encoded by the coding sequence ATGCCCTTATCTAGGTTAAACAAAGAACAATACACCGCCGCAACTGCGCCATTTGGACACAATCTCATCATCGCTTCAGCTGGCACTGGCAAGACTAGCACGATTGTCGCTCGCATCGCTCATTTACTAAATTTAGGCATTTCGCCTGAGAAAATTTTGCTTCTAACATTTACTAACAAAGCAGCCAGCGAGATGATAGAGCGCTTAAATAGGTATTTTGACAAGCAAATCACCTCCAAAATCACCGCAGGCACCTTCCACTCGGTCTCATTTTCGCTTTTAAAAAGCCTTGATAAAGGCGTCACGCTAAAGCAGCCAAGCGAGCTAAAGACGCTTTTAAAAAGTCTTGTTGAAAGGCGTAAATTTTACCATTTAAGCGACGTCAAACCTTACGGCGGAGCCTATCTATACGACCTTTACTCGCTCTTTCAAAACAGCGAACAAGGCACCACTTTTGGCAAATGGATAAGTGAGAAGAGCGAAGAGCAGGGCGTTTATGCTGAAATTTATGAAGATGTTTTAGAGGAGTTTGAGGCTGAAAAGGCTAAATTTTCTTACGCTGACTTTAACGATCTTCTCATAAAAATGCGCGACGAGCTAAAAAATGGGGCAAATTTAGCTTATGATGAAATTTTGATCGACGAGTATCAAGATACAAACACGCTTCAAGGCAGCCTCATAGACGCATTTAAGACAAAGAGCCTCTTTTGCGTGGGCGATTTTGACCAGAGCATCTACGCATTTAACGGCGCAAATATCGAGATCATTGGCTCATTTAAAGATCGCTTCCCAAACGCAAATATCTACGCTTTAAATGTAAATTACCGATCAAGCTCAAGTATACTTGCCCTTGCAAACAAGGTCATAAACAACAACCCAAGGCTTTATGAAAAGCACCTCACAGTTAGCCGCGAAGGGAATTTCAAGCCTCCAAGACTACTTGTCTATAACGAGCTTTTTGATCAGTATCAAAATATCGCCGATATCATCTCGCTCTCGCCATTTAATAGAGAAAATATCGCCATAATTTTTAGAAATAACTCATCAGCAGACGGCATCGAGGTCGCGTTAAAAGAGCGAGGTATCGGCTCAAAGCGAAAGGGTGGGGTGAGCTTCTTTGAGAGCCGCGAGATCAAGGCGCTCATCGACATCATGGGAATTTATGTCAATCCAAAAGATATAATGGCATTTATCCACATCTGCGAATACGCAAAAGGCGTTGGCAGCGCAGTTAGCAAAGAAATTTTTGACGCACTGCTTAAGCTTGGACATGGAAATTTGATAAAAGGGATAGTTGAGCCAGATGAGAGCGTAAATATCTCATCAAACAAAAGGCGAAACTACCAGCTAGGACTTTTTGACGACCTTGATGAATTTGCCGAAGTTTCAAGGTTTTCTAAGCTTGGCTTTAGCGATAAATTTCTAGGTCATCCAGTTCTAAAACTACAAAAGCTAAGCGAGAGTGGGGCGCAGTTTTTATATGAAATTTACAACTTTTTAAGAGGCATGAGAAATATCTCAAAGCCAGCCACGATGATAAATGAGATAAAAACTAGCAAAATTTACTCGTTAATCGTCGAAAACATCAGTACAAAAAGGGCAACTCTAAAAAATGGCAACGTCGATCTAGCACTTAAAGAAGAGGTCAAAGAGCGCATAATGGCAAAGAGCGTGGTGCTAAGCGAGCTAGCTAAAAAATATCAAGATATCAGTAAATTTTACAACTTCTTAGCCCTTGGAAGCAACGAGATGAGCGAAGGGCAGGGCGTTAGCTTGCTCAGTGTGCATGCGAGCAAGGGGCTTGAGTTTGACCAAGTTTTCATCGTCGATCTCGCGCAAAATCGCTTTCCAAATTTAAAGCTAATGAGCATGGGCGGCAGCCTAGAAGAGGAGAGGCGGCTCTTTTACGTCGCGGTCACAAGGGCAAAAGACGAGCTATATCTTAGCTATGCAAAATACGACAAGATAAAGAAGGTGACCTACCAACCAAGTAGGTTTTTGATAGAGGCTGGCATGGCAAAAGAGGAAGCTTAG
- a CDS encoding efflux RND transporter periplasmic adaptor subunit, producing the protein MKKTKILIILLILGVGGYFIYDKFFNIKDEKVEFITKKAKKGSFSKKVDATGEIFATELIDVGAQVSGQIKKLYVKLGDQVKKGDMIASIDSSTQQNSIDNKEAQLAIYKAQLESAKVALNIAKTQFDRENALFAKNATSKQEFESAKNTYSANSAKIKELEAQIKQTNIELSTAKINLGYTKITAPRDGTVVSVQVEEGQTVNANQTTPTIVNIADLSHVKMKMQIAEGDITKIKVGTPVEYSILSEPTKKFQTTVSSIDPGLTTLSDGSYGSSSSSKSSYSSSSSSSSAVYYYAQSIVDNKDGILRIGMTTQNELLIANVKDAIIVPSIGIKKDENGTFVYVLKDGKPVKTAVKTGIKDNLDTQIISGINEGDEIITSQGSSSEIAKMITKEHKKF; encoded by the coding sequence ATGAAAAAAACTAAAATTTTAATAATCCTGCTTATTTTAGGCGTTGGTGGATACTTCATCTATGATAAATTTTTTAATATAAAAGATGAAAAGGTGGAGTTTATCACCAAAAAGGCAAAGAAAGGCTCATTTAGCAAAAAAGTCGATGCAACTGGAGAAATTTTCGCCACCGAGCTAATCGACGTGGGAGCTCAGGTGAGCGGTCAGATAAAAAAGCTATATGTTAAGCTTGGAGATCAGGTAAAAAAGGGCGATATGATCGCAAGTATCGATAGCTCAACCCAGCAAAATAGCATAGACAATAAAGAAGCTCAGCTTGCCATCTACAAAGCCCAGCTTGAAAGCGCAAAAGTGGCTCTAAATATCGCTAAAACGCAGTTTGATAGAGAAAATGCACTTTTTGCCAAAAACGCCACTTCAAAGCAAGAATTTGAAAGCGCAAAAAACACATATAGTGCAAATAGCGCCAAGATAAAGGAGCTTGAAGCGCAGATCAAGCAGACAAATATCGAGCTAAGCACCGCTAAGATAAATTTAGGCTACACAAAGATCACCGCACCAAGGGACGGCACCGTTGTAAGCGTGCAGGTTGAAGAGGGTCAAACTGTAAATGCCAACCAAACTACGCCAACTATCGTAAATATCGCCGATCTTAGCCATGTGAAGATGAAGATGCAAATAGCAGAGGGCGACATCACAAAGATCAAAGTCGGCACGCCAGTTGAGTACTCGATCCTCTCTGAACCAACGAAGAAATTTCAAACAACTGTTAGCTCGATCGACCCGGGGCTTACCACACTAAGTGATGGCAGCTACGGCTCAAGTAGCAGCAGTAAGTCTTCATATTCAAGTAGCTCTAGCAGTAGCTCGGCGGTTTATTACTACGCGCAAAGCATCGTTGATAATAAAGATGGAATTTTAAGAATAGGCATGACCACACAAAACGAGCTTTTAATAGCAAACGTAAAGGACGCCATCATCGTGCCAAGCATCGGCATCAAAAAAGATGAAAATGGCACTTTTGTCTATGTGCTAAAAGATGGCAAGCCAGTAAAAACAGCGGTCAAAACCGGCATAAAAGACAACCTCGATACGCAGATCATCAGCGGTATAAACGAGGGTGACGAGATTATCACATCTCAAGGCTCATCAAGCGAGATCGCTAAGATGATCACAAAAGAACATAAGAAGTTTTAA
- a CDS encoding MacB family efflux pump subunit gives MISLKNITKSFKLGENEIEILHGINLEIKKGEFIAIIGQSGSGKSTLMNILGCLDSPSGGEYLLDGKDISKFDSDALAKLRRDKFGFIFQRYNLLSTMNALENVALPSIYAGANKSEREKRGMEILDSLGLSEKAKNLPNKLSGGQQQRVSIARALMNGGEIILADEPTGALDSKSGLRVMEILVDLYKKGHTIIIVTHDPKIAEYASRVIEIKDGNIVSDNVKNSKIYEATKQTQPEKSKFTYYKDQLIESFKMSVNAMLAHKLRSLLTMLGIIIGITAVISVVALGKGSQEQILAGIRKIGTNTIDIMPGKGFGDMLSGKVKTLSISDANMLAKQSFLDSVTPNTSTSGVLTYENISLSASLKGGGVGSFDVNGLKLEEGRIYDDDEVLNSASVALIDQNTKNRLFANENPIGKIILFNKKPLRIIGVLQKDDFKMGDSSTLKIYAPYTTVLNKVTGDKFISSVTVKVNEGVNAQIAEKTLTELLEIKHGKKDFFTRNSDSIKQTIEETISTMRLLISSIAVVSLVVGGIGVMNIMLVSVTERTKEIGIKMAIGARQSNILQQFLIEAVLLCLIGGAIGIVLSYAIGYIFNNFLNGFSMIFSNGSIVLALVTSMAIGIIFGYMPAKNASKLNPIDALSRE, from the coding sequence GTGATAAGCCTAAAAAACATCACTAAAAGCTTTAAGCTAGGCGAAAATGAGATAGAGATCCTACACGGCATAAATTTAGAGATAAAAAAGGGCGAGTTTATAGCCATCATCGGCCAGTCTGGCTCTGGTAAATCAACTCTTATGAATATCCTTGGCTGCTTAGATAGCCCAAGTGGGGGCGAGTATTTGCTGGACGGCAAAGATATATCAAAATTTGACAGCGACGCCCTTGCCAAGCTTAGAAGGGATAAATTTGGCTTTATATTTCAAAGATACAACCTTCTTAGCACGATGAACGCCCTTGAAAACGTAGCGCTACCAAGCATCTACGCAGGTGCAAACAAGAGCGAACGAGAGAAAAGAGGGATGGAAATTTTAGACTCTCTTGGACTTAGTGAAAAGGCTAAAAATTTACCAAACAAGCTCTCTGGCGGACAACAGCAAAGAGTCTCCATAGCAAGGGCGCTGATGAATGGTGGCGAGATCATTTTAGCAGACGAGCCAACTGGCGCGCTTGATAGCAAAAGTGGTCTAAGAGTGATGGAAATTTTAGTTGATCTTTACAAAAAAGGTCACACTATCATCATCGTCACGCACGACCCAAAAATCGCTGAGTATGCTAGCCGTGTGATCGAGATAAAAGATGGCAACATCGTAAGTGACAATGTAAAAAATAGCAAAATTTACGAGGCCACAAAGCAAACTCAGCCAGAAAAGAGCAAATTTACCTACTATAAAGACCAGCTAATTGAAAGCTTTAAAATGTCGGTAAATGCGATGCTAGCTCACAAACTAAGATCGCTTCTTACCATGCTTGGCATTATCATTGGCATAACTGCGGTCATTAGCGTCGTGGCCCTTGGCAAAGGCTCGCAGGAGCAAATTTTAGCTGGTATCAGAAAGATCGGCACTAACACGATCGACATCATGCCCGGTAAAGGCTTTGGCGATATGCTCTCAGGCAAGGTAAAAACGCTCTCCATAAGCGACGCAAACATGCTTGCTAAGCAGTCCTTTCTGGACTCAGTCACGCCAAATACAAGCACTTCAGGCGTGCTAACCTATGAAAATATCTCGCTAAGTGCGAGCCTAAAAGGTGGTGGAGTAGGGAGCTTTGACGTAAATGGACTAAAACTTGAAGAGGGCAGAATTTACGATGATGACGAGGTTTTAAACTCCGCTTCAGTCGCCTTAATCGATCAAAACACCAAAAATAGACTATTTGCAAATGAAAATCCTATCGGCAAGATCATACTTTTTAACAAAAAGCCACTTCGCATTATCGGCGTTTTGCAAAAGGATGATTTTAAGATGGGCGATTCAAGCACGCTTAAAATTTACGCCCCATACACGACCGTGCTAAACAAGGTCACTGGAGATAAATTTATAAGCTCGGTCACCGTCAAAGTAAATGAGGGCGTCAATGCGCAAATCGCCGAAAAAACACTAACCGAGCTTTTAGAGATCAAGCACGGCAAAAAGGATTTTTTTACAAGAAACTCAGACAGCATCAAGCAAACGATCGAAGAGACCATCTCGACCATGCGCCTGCTCATCTCAAGCATCGCCGTCGTCTCGCTCGTAGTTGGTGGCATAGGCGTCATGAACATCATGCTAGTCTCAGTCACCGAGCGCACCAAAGAGATAGGCATAAAAATGGCGATCGGAGCTAGACAGAGCAACATCTTGCAGCAGTTTTTGATAGAGGCGGTGCTACTTTGCCTTATCGGCGGAGCCATCGGCATCGTCCTATCCTACGCTATCGGCTACATCTTTAACAACTTCTTAAACGGCTTTAGCATGATCTTTTCAAACGGCTCGATCGTGCTTGCACTTGTCACATCGATGGCGATTGGCATCATCTTTGGCTACATGCCTGCCAAAAACGCCTCAAAACTAAATCCAATAGATGCGCTTTCAAGGGAGTAA
- a CDS encoding TolC family protein: MKFLSLALVLVLSGCAVKNIDENYKQILLEDNASSELNLNTSWWKQYHQSYLDELIALALKNNTDLAKAAINVNKALAQAGVLQANLIPSFNAGFEATSSKNIKEGDASSRSFGSSIGLSYELDLWQKLADSKDAAMFEARATKFDLEASKLSVINSVTDAYFQILYLNESIKTYEQILEIYNELNEIVGLKFKLGKEEALSLKQINSQLLSAQNKIESAKKELLSAKKTLRILLNERPEFELKFEGLTLSPVKSAGVDLDVPTSAIANRPDLRAAIFRIEEGILNYKASQKEFYPSITLGASLKSSTDKKEEAFSLKFLNGNIALNLPFLNYHKLKSNLKVSEANFELAKLNYISTLNSALNEIDAFYKGYLNDEALLANYQEQIKNYEEISKIYELKYSYGKVELKEFLEAKNSELEAKIGLLKAKYTLLQDELNIYKAMAGKFNK, from the coding sequence ATGAAATTTCTAAGCCTAGCTTTGGTGCTCGTTTTAAGCGGCTGTGCTGTTAAAAATATAGATGAAAACTACAAGCAAATTTTACTTGAAGATAACGCCAGTAGCGAGCTAAATTTAAACACTTCTTGGTGGAAGCAGTATCATCAAAGCTACCTTGATGAGCTTATAGCGCTTGCTCTTAAAAACAACACCGACCTTGCAAAAGCTGCCATAAATGTAAATAAAGCGCTCGCTCAAGCTGGCGTTTTGCAGGCAAATTTAATCCCAAGCTTTAACGCTGGTTTTGAGGCAACAAGTAGCAAAAACATAAAAGAGGGCGACGCTTCTAGTAGAAGTTTTGGCTCAAGCATAGGGCTTAGCTACGAGCTTGACCTTTGGCAAAAGCTAGCAGATAGCAAAGACGCAGCGATGTTTGAAGCAAGGGCAACTAAATTTGATCTGGAGGCTAGCAAACTAAGCGTCATAAACTCCGTAACAGATGCTTATTTTCAAATTTTATATCTAAACGAGAGCATAAAAACTTATGAGCAAATTTTAGAAATTTATAATGAGTTAAATGAGATAGTTGGGCTTAAATTTAAGCTTGGCAAAGAGGAGGCGTTAAGCCTAAAACAGATAAACTCACAGCTCTTAAGCGCTCAAAATAAGATAGAAAGTGCCAAAAAAGAGCTTTTGAGTGCTAAAAAAACGCTTAGGATTTTGCTAAATGAGAGGCCAGAATTTGAGCTTAAATTTGAAGGTCTCACGCTAAGTCCTGTAAAAAGTGCGGGCGTTGATCTAGATGTGCCAACAAGCGCCATAGCAAACCGACCTGATCTAAGAGCGGCCATTTTCCGCATAGAAGAGGGCATCTTAAACTACAAAGCGAGCCAAAAAGAGTTTTATCCAAGCATCACGCTAGGAGCCAGCCTCAAAAGCAGCACCGACAAAAAAGAGGAAGCATTTAGCCTTAAATTTTTAAATGGCAACATCGCTTTGAATTTACCATTTTTAAACTATCACAAGCTAAAGTCAAATTTAAAGGTTAGCGAGGCAAATTTCGAGCTTGCAAAGCTAAACTACATAAGCACTCTAAATAGCGCATTAAACGAGATAGACGCATTTTACAAAGGCTACCTAAACGACGAAGCACTACTTGCTAACTACCAAGAGCAGATAAAAAACTACGAGGAAATTTCAAAAATTTACGAGCTAAAATACTCCTATGGCAAGGTCGAGCTAAAAGAGTTTTTAGAGGCTAAAAACAGCGAGCTAGAGGCTAAAATAGGGTTACTAAAAGCAAAATACACGCTTTTACAAGATGAGCTAAATATCTACAAAGCCATGGCAGGCAAATTTAATAAATAA
- a CDS encoding flagellar protein — MSSAWDYEANACSSDSKFSAKFEGCEVAMGAPTIGVLRLFVNSEHYINLKKEFSNHVKTSSMDKNLVKDYIAHQILLSERATACFLFSEDSKFLAFSEWTVDKMQIVKILRLVDMSIKTDNNRKRVVEFLSFDDGILEILDSPIFMPKNYTLDIRTLFYDKF; from the coding sequence ATGAGCTCAGCTTGGGACTATGAGGCAAACGCATGCAGCAGTGATAGCAAATTTAGCGCCAAATTTGAAGGCTGTGAGGTCGCTATGGGTGCTCCAACCATTGGTGTGCTACGGCTTTTTGTAAATAGCGAGCATTATATAAATTTAAAAAAAGAATTTTCAAACCACGTAAAAACGTCATCAATGGATAAAAATTTAGTTAAAGATTACATCGCCCACCAAATTTTACTTAGCGAGAGAGCAACTGCTTGCTTTTTGTTTTCAGAGGACTCTAAATTTCTAGCTTTTTCTGAATGGACAGTAGATAAAATGCAGATCGTAAAGATACTTCGCCTAGTTGATATGAGCATAAAAACTGACAACAATCGCAAAAGAGTAGTGGAATTTCTCTCATTTGATGACGGCATTCTTGAAATTTTAGACTCGCCGATCTTTATGCCCAAAAACTACACACTAGATATCCGCACACTTTTTTACGATAAATTTTAA
- a CDS encoding SixA phosphatase family protein yields MSKIYFIRHAKAVDENKDGAKDASRELSPKGKEDAKFMASRLKMYDVMPGAIFSSSAKRCEQTAKIIAKTLKFKEKSIEIKDELYDISFEDLLEFVRNLDKNLDEIFIITHNPSITEICEYLSDSSIDNIPTSGIFCIEFESEFKELKEGSAKALFFDHPKKHQ; encoded by the coding sequence ATGAGCAAAATTTACTTCATAAGGCACGCAAAAGCAGTTGATGAGAACAAAGACGGCGCAAAAGACGCCTCAAGAGAGCTTAGCCCAAAAGGCAAAGAGGACGCTAAATTTATGGCTAGCAGGCTAAAAATGTATGATGTGATGCCTGGAGCTATCTTTTCAAGCAGTGCTAAAAGATGTGAGCAAACAGCAAAAATCATCGCTAAAACTTTAAAATTTAAAGAAAAATCCATAGAGATCAAGGACGAGCTTTACGACATAAGCTTTGAGGATCTTTTGGAGTTCGTAAGAAATTTAGACAAAAATTTAGATGAAATTTTCATCATCACGCACAATCCAAGCATAACTGAAATTTGCGAATATCTAAGTGACTCATCGATTGACAATATCCCAACGTCAGGCATTTTTTGCATTGAGTTTGAGTCTGAATTTAAAGAGCTAAAAGAGGGCAGTGCAAAAGCTTTGTTTTTTGACCACCCAAAGAAACATCAATAA
- a CDS encoding ferritin-like domain-containing protein, whose product MRFYDDIWDILNEGDVELKFLKFELFYEKFRSNLDICFDEISAPNELTTPCYAKFCDVVSMKELNKKVKPKDKNLNFIHSVTHIEFSAIDIALDACYRFRGLPREFYEDWLEVAEDEIRHFCMIENLLTKQGGRYGELSVHDGLFIALQKTSDRLTSRMALLPRYMEANGLDANAHIIKRLEAEGGQEELIECLKVILKEEVSHVYKGDKWFKFACKKEGVDEKSYFDIILNLYPNSFKSIREINEKDRLKAGFSEEELSWIKNFSKERS is encoded by the coding sequence ATGAGATTTTACGATGATATCTGGGACATTTTAAACGAAGGTGACGTGGAGCTTAAATTTTTAAAATTTGAGCTATTTTACGAGAAATTTAGATCAAATTTGGATATTTGTTTTGATGAAATTTCTGCGCCAAATGAGCTAACTACCCCGTGCTACGCTAAATTTTGCGACGTTGTTAGCATGAAAGAGCTAAACAAAAAGGTAAAGCCAAAAGATAAAAACCTAAATTTCATCCACTCAGTCACTCATATCGAGTTTAGCGCTATCGACATCGCGCTTGATGCTTGTTATAGATTTAGAGGGCTGCCAAGGGAGTTTTACGAGGACTGGCTGGAGGTGGCTGAGGACGAGATCAGGCACTTTTGCATGATAGAAAATTTACTCACAAAGCAGGGCGGCAGATACGGCGAGCTAAGCGTGCATGATGGCCTATTTATCGCACTTCAAAAGACTTCAGATAGGCTTACTAGCCGCATGGCGCTACTGCCAAGATATATGGAGGCAAACGGGCTTGATGCAAACGCTCACATAATCAAAAGACTAGAAGCTGAGGGCGGGCAAGAAGAGCTAATAGAGTGCCTAAAAGTCATCTTAAAAGAGGAAGTCTCTCACGTTTATAAGGGCGATAAGTGGTTTAAATTTGCCTGCAAAAAAGAGGGTGTTGATGAGAAAAGCTACTTTGATATCATTTTAAATTTATATCCAAATTCATTTAAAAGCATCAGAGAGATCAACGAAAAGGACCGCTTAAAGGCAGGTTTTAGCGAGGAAGAGCTTAGTTGGATAAAGAATTTCTCAAAGGAGAGATCATGA
- a CDS encoding rhomboid family intramembrane serine protease, with protein sequence MAKLSSPATFALILLNLAAFFGVTFMHSRELWLALGLNIYFLEKLYLFQPLTSIFMHAGAGHLLMNMIFLYQVGTMSELYLGTKKFIIFYIVGGVLTQILSFIYIYFAFENEKFINLVGASGALCMLFGMLATSVLYSDKKAWFGYFAIVVAMSFLPLLMGINVAWYAHFIGWSIGCLYAKFYLKRADEILR encoded by the coding sequence ATGGCAAAGCTAAGTAGCCCAGCTACATTTGCACTTATCCTTTTAAATTTAGCTGCATTTTTTGGCGTTACCTTTATGCACTCGCGTGAGTTATGGCTTGCGCTTGGCTTAAATATCTATTTTTTAGAAAAACTCTATTTATTTCAGCCCCTCACATCTATCTTTATGCACGCAGGCGCAGGTCACTTGCTTATGAATATGATCTTTTTATATCAAGTTGGCACGATGAGCGAGCTATATCTTGGCACGAAGAAATTTATCATTTTTTATATTGTTGGCGGCGTTTTGACGCAAATTTTAAGCTTTATTTATATATATTTTGCATTTGAAAATGAGAAATTTATAAATTTAGTCGGTGCAAGCGGCGCTTTGTGTATGCTCTTTGGCATGCTGGCGACCTCGGTGCTTTACTCCGATAAAAAGGCGTGGTTTGGCTACTTTGCCATCGTTGTCGCCATGAGCTTTTTGCCGCTACTTATGGGCATAAATGTCGCATGGTACGCGCACTTTATAGGCTGGAGCATTGGCTGTTTGTATGCTAAATTTTACTTAAAGAGAGCAGATGAGATTTTACGATGA
- a CDS encoding NlpC/P60 family protein — protein MLSLINKRIFFALCIALFTGCSFTSNEPKIPQNDYNQTASTNGDFSRQTSSELLDEDDGRADKEFGSFFKKYLNTRAGGDCSGFVSIVNAKYKNMYFDEKTINNYYSKGGRKSKAIYNFYESQNLITHKNPKKGDLIFFSNTLGKGIQKNKDKKNVTHVGIVTAILPDETVKFIHNSGGRIIHSYMNLKQKNTHLKGDKEINSYVVRCSNASCLAANRFAGYGKAK, from the coding sequence ATGTTAAGTTTAATAAACAAAAGAATATTTTTTGCACTATGCATTGCACTTTTTACAGGTTGTTCTTTCACCTCAAATGAGCCTAAAATCCCACAAAATGACTACAATCAAACCGCCTCTACAAATGGTGACTTTAGCAGACAAACTTCAAGTGAGCTTTTAGACGAAGATGACGGCAGAGCCGATAAAGAATTTGGTTCATTTTTTAAAAAATACTTAAATACTAGAGCAGGGGGCGACTGTTCAGGCTTCGTATCTATCGTAAATGCAAAATATAAAAATATGTATTTTGATGAAAAAACCATCAATAACTACTACAGCAAGGGTGGCAGAAAGTCAAAAGCCATCTACAACTTCTATGAAAGCCAAAATTTAATCACTCATAAAAATCCAAAAAAAGGCGATCTTATCTTCTTTTCAAACACCCTTGGCAAAGGCATACAAAAAAACAAAGACAAGAAAAACGTCACTCACGTTGGCATCGTAACGGCCATACTCCCAGATGAGACGGTGAAATTTATCCACAACTCTGGTGGCAGGATAATCCACAGCTATATGAATTTAAAACAAAAAAACACGCACCTAAAGGGCGATAAAGAGATAAACAGTTACGTTGTAAGGTGCTCAAACGCTAGCTGCCTAGCGGCAAACAGATTTGCTGGATATGGCAAAGCTAAGTAG